From one Pseudomonas sp. B21-048 genomic stretch:
- a CDS encoding autotransporter domain-containing protein, translating to MPIQHKYIPHHLVLAIALAAGCAEFSLAQQLKPQVDADAKPSKTRKKATKPVAPAGSVFEEPTVSASVPTVEGTATTSNADMNVVALPGNHDQSTVHTVLNAGNVEGEFGQVTSNLAFMTPEASYSDTQVALTRNDVPLETVATSASGQALARSVDTPKTVITNAAIGALLASNKATASVAIEQLTASSNANLAKATLSSVSPVSTSMLSAMRQLDNGTGNVSDKAPRVATGSENSGRVWLQALGNGGKVESDADNTLKHSTHGLVLGADWRLDEQWYVGVMGGKSQTKLDARQFEGDLDSWHLGAYAVRQDGPLTLRLGATFANHEGSSKRRVAFNGFSDRLKGSYDANTQQAVAEVGFNLGSNNVTIEPFASLGYQRYQRDSHTEKGGDAALKIYGQTQDNFSSTFGLRTAKLNTLDNGMRLTPRFSAGWEHTYGELDSETRQQLVKGGKHFDIAGAAFDRDSLSLDAGLDLGLSVNHTLGVGVTGKIGTDSRNHSVMGQWRMAF from the coding sequence ATGCCCATTCAACATAAATACATACCCCATCACCTTGTCCTGGCCATTGCACTTGCAGCTGGTTGTGCAGAGTTCTCCCTGGCCCAGCAACTGAAGCCTCAAGTCGACGCCGACGCAAAGCCCAGCAAAACCCGAAAAAAAGCCACCAAACCTGTAGCCCCCGCTGGCAGTGTGTTTGAAGAGCCCACCGTAAGCGCTTCAGTGCCTACGGTCGAGGGTACGGCCACAACAAGTAACGCAGACATGAATGTTGTTGCTCTTCCCGGTAACCACGACCAAAGCACCGTCCACACCGTGCTGAACGCCGGAAATGTTGAAGGTGAGTTCGGACAAGTCACCAGCAATCTGGCATTCATGACGCCAGAGGCTTCCTATAGTGACACTCAAGTGGCGCTGACCCGCAACGATGTGCCGCTTGAGACGGTTGCCACCTCTGCCAGCGGGCAGGCCCTGGCCCGCAGTGTAGACACCCCCAAAACCGTGATCACCAACGCCGCCATCGGCGCGCTGCTGGCCAGTAACAAGGCCACTGCCTCCGTCGCCATTGAACAATTGACCGCAAGTAGCAACGCCAACCTCGCAAAAGCCACTTTAAGCAGTGTCAGCCCTGTCAGTACCAGCATGCTCTCAGCCATGCGTCAGCTGGATAACGGCACGGGCAATGTTTCCGACAAAGCTCCACGCGTTGCCACTGGCAGTGAAAACAGCGGCCGCGTATGGCTTCAGGCATTGGGCAATGGCGGCAAAGTCGAGAGCGACGCCGACAACACGCTGAAACATTCCACCCATGGCTTGGTTTTGGGCGCCGACTGGCGGCTCGACGAGCAATGGTATGTCGGGGTGATGGGCGGAAAATCGCAGACGAAACTCGATGCCCGGCAATTCGAAGGCGATCTCGACAGCTGGCACCTGGGTGCTTATGCAGTGCGCCAGGACGGCCCATTGACGCTGCGTCTCGGTGCGACCTTCGCCAACCATGAAGGCAGCAGCAAACGTCGGGTCGCGTTCAACGGATTCAGCGACCGCCTCAAAGGCAGTTATGACGCCAACACCCAACAAGCCGTCGCCGAAGTGGGCTTCAACCTGGGCAGCAACAATGTGACGATCGAGCCATTCGCCAGCCTGGGTTATCAGCGCTACCAACGGGACAGTCACACCGAAAAAGGTGGAGATGCGGCGTTGAAAATCTACGGGCAAACCCAGGACAACTTCAGTAGCACCTTCGGCTTGCGCACGGCGAAACTGAACACACTGGATAACGGCATGCGCCTGACTCCGCGATTCAGCGCCGGCTGGGAACACACCTACGGCGAGCTCGACAGCGAAACCCGCCAACAGCTGGTCAAGGGCGGGAAACATTTCGACATTGCCGGGGCAGCGTTTGATCGCGACAGCCTGTCGCTTGATGCCGGGCTCGACCTGGGGCTCTCGGTCAACCACACGCTGGGCGTGGGCGTCACTGGGAAGATCGGCACTGACAGTCGCAATCATAGCGTGATGGGACAGTGGCGGATGGCGTTCTGA
- a CDS encoding ISL3 family transposase has product MRDINTFLPFWEGFSVVTIKPDGDTLQIDLTPHATRFPSCGGCQKPCSTTHEYCERTVRDLPILGRAVRLSVLLRRVGCRDCGKRMEAVSWLDRYARMTRRLAEAVIQACERLPTLHVAQLFGLHWDTVRLLERRALQAALSVLPKAQPRRLVMDEFALFKGHRYASVVLDADTRRVLWIGEGRSRAAIRPFFEELGPEGCARIEAVAMDMNTAFDLEVRQHCPKARVVYDLFHVVAKYGREVIDRVRVDEANRLRHDKPARKVIKQARWLLLRNPENLKTPAQQVRLEDLLAANQALMTVYLMKAELKTLWTPSTAWGWRSAWKQWLRHAHESGIPALIQFAKRLKGYWRGIVSRVRWPMHTGQLEGINNRIKVIKRMAYGCRDSEFFFMKIKSVFPGNP; this is encoded by the coding sequence ATGCGCGATATTAATACTTTCCTTCCTTTTTGGGAGGGCTTTTCTGTTGTCACCATCAAGCCTGATGGCGATACGCTACAAATCGATCTAACCCCTCATGCCACCCGGTTCCCCTCCTGTGGCGGGTGCCAAAAGCCCTGTTCAACCACTCATGAGTATTGCGAGCGAACCGTTCGTGATTTACCCATCCTCGGCCGTGCGGTGCGTCTCAGTGTGTTGCTCAGACGTGTGGGCTGCCGTGATTGCGGTAAACGTATGGAGGCCGTCAGTTGGCTGGATCGCTATGCCCGCATGACGCGCCGCCTGGCTGAGGCCGTCATTCAAGCCTGCGAGCGCCTTCCCACGCTGCACGTGGCTCAACTGTTTGGGCTGCATTGGGACACCGTTCGGTTGCTGGAGCGTCGAGCCTTGCAAGCGGCGTTGAGTGTTTTGCCAAAGGCGCAGCCACGGCGCTTGGTAATGGACGAATTCGCGCTGTTCAAAGGTCATCGTTACGCCAGCGTTGTGCTGGACGCCGATACCCGGCGAGTGCTGTGGATTGGCGAAGGCCGCAGCCGTGCAGCGATCAGGCCGTTCTTCGAAGAGCTGGGGCCAGAGGGTTGCGCTCGAATAGAAGCGGTGGCGATGGACATGAACACTGCCTTTGACCTGGAGGTTCGTCAGCACTGCCCAAAAGCGCGAGTGGTCTACGACCTCTTCCATGTGGTGGCCAAATATGGAAGAGAGGTGATTGATCGGGTCCGCGTCGACGAAGCTAATCGGCTACGTCATGACAAGCCTGCACGAAAGGTCATCAAGCAAGCGCGATGGCTGCTTCTGCGCAACCCGGAGAACCTGAAAACGCCGGCGCAACAGGTCCGTTTGGAGGATCTGCTGGCGGCCAACCAAGCGTTGATGACGGTCTATTTGATGAAGGCTGAACTCAAAACGCTCTGGACGCCGAGTACCGCCTGGGGCTGGCGATCAGCCTGGAAGCAATGGCTGCGCCATGCTCATGAAAGCGGAATACCGGCGCTGATCCAGTTTGCAAAACGACTAAAGGGTTACTGGCGGGGCATCGTCAGCCGTGTTCGCTGGCCGATGCACACGGGGCAGCTGGAAGGCATAAACAATCGAATAAAGGTCATCAAGCGGATGGCGTACGGTTGCCGGGATAGCGAATTCTTTTTCATGAAGATCAAGAGCGTCTTTCCCGGTAATCCGTGA